A region of the Lycium barbarum isolate Lr01 chromosome 1, ASM1917538v2, whole genome shotgun sequence genome:
GCAGTAAGTTCAAATATGCTCCACTGATTTGGCAAAAATGAACCACTCTAAAAGCTTAAACCTTGATTCACAAACCATTTTGGCTGTTGCTGATCACTtgttattatgctgtttactacATCAGCGAACATCAAGGCTATTATGCGGCCTACTTTTTTCTTTGTAGGAAATCCACGAGCAACTATTCTGCTAGAACTCTATCTAAATGGGCATGTACAGCTAGGAGATAGTTGTGCAGTGGACAATCAAGTCACGATACCAATTAAATTTGTAACCACTTTTCTGTTTTACTTGGTAATGCTTATCACATTATTAGATAACAGAATCAGTACTCAGTTTGTTTTAAAAGAGAAAAACTTCTGTGTTTTTAAAAACTATACCAAAAACCAAATGGCAATCTAGTTGTGGATTGAATCTTATGGCCTGTCTATTTTACCCATTGTCTCACTATAATTAAGTGTCCTTGAGCTTATCTAAAAACTGCATATAGTGTGACCTGAAAGATTGTAGCTAACACAGATCAACTGGCTAGTCTTTCCTCATATTTACATGCATTGCAGGAAGAGTTGGAGGAGGAAATGAAAAAGCTAAAATTTCAACTGAAGCAATCCCTGAATATGTACAATGAAACTTGTAGACGACAGGTCAGAGTTCGGCAGTCACATACTTTTATCAGCACGTGAATTATTCATTTCACGTTTAGATAAAATCCAAGCAACTTATTTTCCATCTTTTTAAGGCAAGAGAAATTGATAATTTGAAGTCAAAAGAGGCATGCAACTTAGAAGAAGCCAAGGAGGCTTCAGACGCTATGTTGGAAAAGGAGAAGCAGAAGAGCAAAGCTGCTTTAGAAGTAGCGCGGATGGCGCAACACATAGCAGAATTGGAATCTAAGAAGCGAAAGTGTGTGGAAAGGCAATTTCAgcgtgaagcagaagagaagaagaaagaacaagATGCATCTGCCTGCAGTGTGATTTGCTATAGGACATACTCAACTGATGAAATTGAAGCTGCAACAAATTACTTCTCCACTTCAAAGAAGATTGGTGAAGGTGGATATGGTCCTGTGTACAAAGGCTATCTGGATCACACTGCAGTAgctattaaagttttaaggtcaGACATCACACAGGGACAAGCACAGTTTCAGCAAGAGGTACCTTTCCATGTTTCTGAGCTCACGTAACAGATAAGGCAGACATTTTTGGAAATCCAATACAGTTAGGTGCCTATTTTTATTGCAGATTGAAGTGCTAAGCCGCTTGAGACATCCAAACGTGGTTCTCCTCTTGGGAGCATGTCCGGAGTACGGTTGCCTTGTCTACGAATGTATGGAGAATGGCAGCTTAGAGGATAGGTTGTTCTGCAAGAACAAAAGTCCTCCTATACCATGGCCTGCTCGTTTCAGGATAGCTGCGGAGATTGCTGCTGCTCTTCACTTCTTTCACCGGACAAAGCCAGAACCTATCGTGCATCGAGACCTCAAACCTGCTAATATTCTCTTAGATGCTAGCTACAGAAGTATGATTAGTGATGTTGGCCTAGCCAGATTGGTTCCAGCATCTGTCTCGGATAGTGTCACTCAGTATCTCATGACATCAGCTGCTGGGACATTTTGCTATATCGACCCAGAATACCAACAGACTGGGATGCTGAATACAAAATCAGATATTTATTCTTTGGGAATCATGTTATTACAAATAATTACAGCAAGGCCTCCAATGGGTTTGACGCACCATGTTCAGAGGTCAATTGAAAAAGGAAACTTTGATGATATACTAGATCCATCAGTGAATGATTGGCCATTGGAGGAGGCTCTATCCTTTGCTAAATTGGCTCTGAAATGTTGTGAACTCAGGAGGAAGGACAGGCCAGACCTTGGTTCAGTCATATTGCCTGAATTGGAACGACTAAAAAACATTGCATTAGACTACAGACACAGAGGCCGGTTTACTTTACGTCCCTCAAGTTCACAAGAAAGCTTAGCATCGAGTGAGGTATGTTACCTACTCTAAGCTTCATTTTGTGTTCAAGGACATTAATATTATTTGCATTTAATGTGGTCTAGTCCTTCCCCTGACCCGAAGCATAGCGGGAGCTTTGTGCACCGCGTTGCCCTTTTTACTCAAATAGAAATTACATGTACTTAAGCTGTTCTATGTCCTATCTATCAGGAAATAAGAAGCAGCATTTCTGACGGTCAATCAGATAAAGCAGCATAACTGCACATTCTACTGGTACCTATTGACAGGGTAATGATTACCAGAAGCCTTGGCTAGTTGCTTTCAAATAGTTTCTGAGACATTTCCCCCTTCCATAATCCAACCCTGACTGGGGTTGATGATTATATACCATGAATTGTTTTCAAATCTGTTAACTTCTAAACTATGATGTCGTTCAGGTGATACCAGCTGGTCTCCACCTCAGTATTCAAGCATATTTTGGCCTCTCCTGACCAGCAAGAATGTGAATACTAAATGTACAGAGATACAATATATAGTCACAACCACATCGTCCCGTTGTAATTTTGGAAACAGGAAAATACTACTATACATTTTGATACCATTGGAATTCTTGTACACAAAACTGATATTCTATGGAAAGAGCACCTGAGTGACATATTTTTAGTTTCTCCAGAGCATTAATTACCTTTACGATAGACATGTAAAAACTAAACAAAGCAATTGTGACAATGAAACTGCATTGCAGCTTTGTAAATGTCAGTACATGCATCTGCAGAATTGCTTCCTGTTACTTGACTTCAGGTGTTAGAGCAAAGTATTGACTTCTTATAATGCAAACAAGCTATTATGTATTCTTGATCCCCGATTATAAGAGTTTCAGGAGGTGTTGGAACATTGGCCCAGAAAGACCTTTACCAAACACACTAACTACTTATTATTAGCTTCAACACTTCTAGCCAAACACGTATTTATAAAATCAATTTCAGCACTTGATGTGTGTATCAGCTAACCAAACGGCCTCTATATCTGCGTTTCCTCTCTAAGCACGTTTTCATGTAACTAGCGCAAACGACAAAAGATACAGCAAAAATCTTGCACTGGATTTGGTTGTGGGTCATGATGACCTCTTTTCTCCGTTTAACAATAAACATGGTTACTTGCAAAAACAATAGACATGGTTAGACAGAAGGCAAAAGGACCGATTGGCATTTACAATTGATTTGTTTATGAAAACAAATTTTGGGAAAAATGCTTTTtgaaatgtaatttttttttcaaaataattgTGTATGAATTGATTACCTGATGATTACAGAGAGATTTTGTTTTCGAAAAAGTTCTTTAAAAAGCTTTTCTCCAATATACCACAACCTAAACATTGTATCCATGCCTACCAAGATGTACACGCTTTGTACATCaatagcctgtttggtcaaaTCTTTGGGCAGCCAAAAAGACTTGTCAAagtttttaaatgcttaattCAGAGAGTTGAAGTGATAAGCTTTTCTGAAAAATTAAGCGCTTCAAAAGCTATATTCAGAAACTAAAAATAGCTTTTTcccaaaaatatttttgaaatcaTGGTCAAGCACAAATTGTTATTCTAATAATATTGAcaaaagtgctttttaaattGATATGATCTTCCAAAAACACCTTAGACAAtcaacacttttcaaaataataTATCTTAGAAGCTTAGCTTAACAGGTTATAAAATGCATTCTAAACAGGACATCTGCTTGTTATCCTACATAGAAGTGCCCTTTTTTTCCTAATGGAAAGGAAGCATAACTCGGCCGGAACTTGTTTCCTCCTCAAAATAGATACTTTATAaaacattttcttttttcttgggcCTATTTCACTTGATCAAAAAAGAGCCTGCCGGGTTCCTGTTATATGATTCCAG
Encoded here:
- the LOC132618501 gene encoding U-box domain-containing protein 52-like is translated as MTKNDSTVAVAIDRDKNSQHAVRWAVDNLSRKKNGQILLIHVHVHHENIQSHSMVANSSPTMAEMQQFFLPYRGVCARKGIQAKEVILQDTDVAQALTEYISQKSITTVVLGSSTRNALTRAFKVQDVPSSLSKSVPEFCSIYAISRGKVLKLKSASQPATPSSKASSGQSSQTGSSHDSPVSQALIPQGSWGSVGTFESLDAGSQSISSDSSSASDRHPASQNTSPNYSSASEHTPKVLSDSQHSSRTHSPDQSVNNISEVYNKIQLMRQPGSKNLTPMPSPGDSGDFVEGAPPAELAGSSENSSQDTVNSNLDITQILHDRHLGSLIPPSQHTVNNLNLRTNTKENSFYSTSGSSNLSGSSNYRFSDMSFEHLDSSHSVSDASRCSISSQYAEELEEEMKKLKFQLKQSLNMYNETCRRQAREIDNLKSKEACNLEEAKEASDAMLEKEKQKSKAALEVARMAQHIAELESKKRKCVERQFQREAEEKKKEQDASACSVICYRTYSTDEIEAATNYFSTSKKIGEGGYGPVYKGYLDHTAVAIKVLRSDITQGQAQFQQEIEVLSRLRHPNVVLLLGACPEYGCLVYECMENGSLEDRLFCKNKSPPIPWPARFRIAAEIAAALHFFHRTKPEPIVHRDLKPANILLDASYRSMISDVGLARLVPASVSDSVTQYLMTSAAGTFCYIDPEYQQTGMLNTKSDIYSLGIMLLQIITARPPMGLTHHVQRSIEKGNFDDILDPSVNDWPLEEALSFAKLALKCCELRRKDRPDLGSVILPELERLKNIALDYRHRGRFTLRPSSSQESLASSEEIRSSISDGQSDKAA